A single genomic interval of Panthera tigris isolate Pti1 chromosome E3, P.tigris_Pti1_mat1.1, whole genome shotgun sequence harbors:
- the AQP8 gene encoding aquaporin-8 has protein sequence MSAEAAVSVCDAEFVGGKGKQPSMGGRCRESWYERFLQPCLVELLGSALFIFIGCLSVIENGPDTGLLQPALAHGLALGLIIATLGNISGGHFNPAVSLAAMLIGGLNLVMLLPYWISQLCGGLIGAALAKAVSPEDRFWNASGAAFVTVQEPGQVGGAVVVELILTTLLALAVCMGAINEKTQGPLAPFSIGFAVTVDILAGGAVSGACMNPARAFGPAVVANHWDFHWIYWLGPLLGSLLVGVLIRFIIGDGKTRLIFKGR, from the exons ATGTCTGCGGAG GcggctgtgtctgtgtgtgacGCTGAGTTTGTCGGTGGCAAGGGGAAGCAGCCAAGCATGGGAGGCAGGTGTCGTGAATCCTGGTATGAGCGGTTCCTGCAGCCCTGTCTGGTCGAACTGCTGGGCTCTGCCCTCTTCATCTTCATCGGGTGCCTGTCGGTCATTGAGAACGGGCCGGACACTGGGCTGCTGCAGCCGGCCTTGGCTCACGGGCTGGCCCTGGGCCTCATCATCGCCACACTGGGGAATATCAG TGGTGGGCACTTCAACCCTGCGGTGTCCTTGGCGGCCATGCTGATCGGAGGCCTCAACCTGGTGATGCTCCTTCCCTACTGGATCTCCCAGCTGTGCGGGGGGCTGATCGGGGCCGCCTTGGCCAAG GCAGTGAGTCCTGAAGACAGGTTCTGGAACGCGTCTGGGGCGGCCTTTGTGACGGTCCAGGAgccggggcaggtggggggggcggtggtggtggaGCTGATCCTGACGACCCTGCTGGCACTGGCTGTTTGCATGGGCGCCATCAACGAGAAGACGCAGGGCCCTCTGGCTCCATTCTCCATTGGCTTTGCCGTCACCGTGGACATCCTGGCTGG GGGTGCTGTGTCCGGAGCCTGCATGAATCCTGCCCGTGCCTTTGGACCTGCTGTGGTGGCCAATCACTGGGACTTCCACTGGATCTACTGGCTGGGCCCGCTCCTGGGGAGCCTCCTCGTAGGAGTGCTTATCAG gttcaTCATTGGTGATGGGAAAACCCGCCTAATATTTAAGGGACGGTGA